AGTCCGCCATGCGCTTGTCGTAGAAGGGCTCCATCACGATGGTCTTGGCCCCGGTGCGGCGCATGGTGGCGATCACGCCCGCTAGGTGCGACGGCGACGGCGGAACGCCCGGCTTGGGCTCCATGAACGCCACGATGTTCATTCCGTTGTACTCGGCGAAGTAGCGCCAGCTGGTGTGCCAGGCCACGACCGGCTTTCCGCGGATGGCGGCCAGCTGCGCCGTCCACCCCCGCTCGGCCGCGTTCAGCCGGTTCTCGAAAGCCGTCTCGTTCGCGCGGTAGACCGAAGCCCCCGCGGGGTCGAGCTGCACGAAGCGGTCGCGGAACAGCCGGGCGATGCGGCGGCCGTTCTCGGGGTCCAGCCAGTAGTGCGGGTTGCCCATGGGGTGCACGTCGCCCTGGCTGCGGTCCACGTCGCCCTGCGCGCGGTCCAGCACGGGGATGGCGCGCGACACGTCCAGGTAGCCCGCACCGCCCGGGCGCACCTTGGGGTTGCGCGCGCCGTCGATCAGCAGCGGCATCCACCCGATCTCCAGGTCCAGGCCCACGAACGCGAACACGTCGGCATTGCGCAGGCGCAGGATGAAGCTGGGCTTGGCCTCCACGAAGTGCGGGTCCTGGTATCCCTCGCTGATGTGCACCACGCTGGTGCGCGCCCCGCCCACCGCCATGGCGATGTCGGCCAGGTCGGTGGTGCTGGTCACCACGTTCAGCTTCCGCTGGGCGGCCGCGGGCTGGGCGGCGAGGCCCAGCGCGGCGGCGAGCGCCAGCATCTTTCGAATGTTCATCTCGATCCGTCTCCCGTTGTGCGGAATGGGTGTGACTCACTGCGTCGTGTGATGTCGATCTACCGTCGTGCGATGCCGTGGGGCATCAGAACGGATGCGGCTTGTGCGGGCCCAGGGCGAACGTGGCCTGCACGAGGAAGCGGTTCACGCCGTCCAGCCCGCCCGGCATGTAGCGCTCGTAGCCCGCGGTGAGCTTGCTGAACTCGCTGGGGAAGAACTCCAGGTATCCAGAGACGGCGTTCAGCGCATCTCCATCGTTCTCCGGGTCCTGCACCCAGTCGTAGCGGCTGCCGATGAAGCTGCGCGGCCCCACCTGGTAGCGGGCGAAGACGTACGCGCCGTTGTAGTTGCGCGTGGGGCCCAGGAAGACGTCGGATTCGTCCACGGGGTCGCCGTTGATCTGCCGCATGAACTCGCCCTGGAGCATGAAGGACTTGTACAGGCCCTGCTCCAGCGGGCGCCAGCGGTAGGTGAGGTCCACGCCCAGCGTGGTCTGCCGCGCGGCGACGGCGGTCAGCTCGCTCGTGGCGAACACGGCGGGCTGCGCGCGGCGGCCGGTCATGGCGCTGGCCGACAGCTCGAAGTTGGTGCTCTGCGAGATGTCCACGTAGTTGCGCAGGCGGGCGGAGAAGCCCAGGCCGCCCAGGCTGCGGTTCACCGGCTCGCGCGTGACCAGGCTGTCGGGGGATTGGCCCAAGCGGTCGACGGCGGTGACCTGCAGCTCCTGGTAGAAGCCGAAGGGCGAGAACACCTTGCTGCCCGCGATGCCGGTGCCCTTGAGCCCGTCGTCGCTCAGGAAGCGCTGGATGACCCACGGGTACTCGATGGTGTGCAGATCGTGCCGGTGCGTGGTGTTCTGCTTGCCGAACGGCATGAGGAAGCGGCCCAGCCGCGCCTCCAGCCCCGCGGGCAGCGACGTGGTGGTCAGGTACGCCTGCTCGATGGAGATGCCCTCCTGGTCCGAGATGCCTAGGAAGACGTCGCCGCGGAAGTACGGGTCCACCACGGCCTGCACGGCGAGTTCCACCTCGCGGACGGCGAAGCGCTCGCCGCCCGGCTGCGTGCTGCCCTTGGGCGAGAGGTCGCCCACCAGGTCGCCCACCGCGCTGAAGTCCGGCAGCAGGCGCGGGTTGGTGGGGCCGCCGCTGCCCGCCTGCGCGGGGCGGCCGTTCTCGGCGGTGGTGGGGGTGGACGGGGTGCCGGCCGCCTCCAGCTCGCGCACGGCGGCGATGGAGTCGGCGCGCGCGGCGCTGTCGGCGCGGGCCACGCTGTCCGGGTTGGCAGGCGTGGGGACAGGGGTCTGCTGGGCCGCTGCGGCGGTGGCCGTGGCGGCGAGAAGCGCGAGTAAGCCGTAGATGGCTCGCATGATTCGATGGTGAGCGGGTGCTGGACGATGCTGCGCGAGACCTGCGCCGCACGCCGGCCCGTGGGGCACGGGCGTGCGGAAGCGGAGCCCTCGCGCCCGTCCATCCGCTTGCTCCGCGTTCGATCCGCCGGCTCGAGGGTCGGGGGACGGACTGCGGCCATGCAGAGTGGATGCCCGGATGCCCACCACGTCGCGGACGCGGTCGCTCCCCGGCGGATGCAGGGGAGACGGACGGTCCACGGACGCGGGGTCCGGGTGGTGCGAAGGGCTCTTAGGCCTGTGCTGGGGGTGCCCGCGCCTGGACCGGCGCGTGGCTTACGGGAAGGTAGCCGGTCTCGGCCGCGGCGTAGGCGGCGTGCGACTGGGCGGTGAGCTGCGGGAGCACCGACTCGCCCGCGGGGAGCGAGACGGCGTGGAAAGCCTGGCAGACGGCGCAGTCGCGCTCGTTGTGCGCGGGCGCCGCGGGGCGCTTGGAGCCGCCCTGCGCGTCCGAAGCGTCGCCGCCGCCGGCTGCGGGAGCAGAGAGCGCCGCCGCCTCGCCGAACTGTGCGTCGGCAGTGGCGTGCACCCACGGACCCACCGCGCCGCCTGCGAACTGCAGGAGAGCGGCGAGCAGAAGGCTCAGACGAGCCCAGCCGGGAAGGTGCGCGCGCGTGTTCATGAAGCCGAGCCGTACCCCCACCGCGTGGGTTGAGTTCCCCGCACTGTCCTCTCCCGGCGTCACATCACCCCGCCCGAAGAAGGGTACACATCCGCTATCCATCTACTGCGCAAGACGATGTGTGCCGCATCTACCGGCTGGAGTTCCTCACCTGTTTCCGCGGCGCCGGCGCTACCGCCAGGCACTCACCGCCCCGGACCGGTAGGGGCCCGACCTGCGTGTCGGCCCGCGCCTCAGCGGCGAAGATGCCCAACCGACGCCATCGGACTGCGGCAGCGACCGTACGCGGTTCCGATGCCAGGCCGCGGAACCGCGGTC
This portion of the Longimicrobiaceae bacterium genome encodes:
- a CDS encoding metal ABC transporter substrate-binding protein, with product MNIRKMLALAAALGLAAQPAAAQRKLNVVTSTTDLADIAMAVGGARTSVVHISEGYQDPHFVEAKPSFILRLRNADVFAFVGLDLEIGWMPLLIDGARNPKVRPGGAGYLDVSRAIPVLDRAQGDVDRSQGDVHPMGNPHYWLDPENGRRIARLFRDRFVQLDPAGASVYRANETAFENRLNAAERGWTAQLAAIRGKPVVAWHTSWRYFAEYNGMNIVAFMEPKPGVPPSPSHLAGVIATMRRTGAKTIVMEPFYDKRMADFVAQRTGATVLILPPSVGGVRQGVGDYVSLMQYDIGRLAAALR
- a CDS encoding DUF2946 family protein; the protein is MNTRAHLPGWARLSLLLAALLQFAGGAVGPWVHATADAQFGEAAALSAPAAGGGDASDAQGGSKRPAAPAHNERDCAVCQAFHAVSLPAGESVLPQLTAQSHAAYAAAETGYLPVSHAPVQARAPPAQA